One Brassica napus cultivar Da-Ae chromosome A5, Da-Ae, whole genome shotgun sequence DNA window includes the following coding sequences:
- the LOC111216097 gene encoding serine/threonine-protein kinase BSK6-like: protein MRCICFKPWRRSPSPSVKSTVVDELDNSNKDREGSSCPRFREFTLEELNVATDGFSADNIVSEHNEKVPNIVYEGTLDDGKKIAVKRFQKLSWPDASEFVEEAQEVGKCRSEDMVSLIGCCSEGQERLLVADYMPNGTLAKHLFHWEKRPMKWKMRLKVALHTAKALEYCNDMGLDLYHDLNTYRILFDKVGNPRLSCFGLMKCIREGKSYSTNLVFAPPEYLRLGTLVPESSIFSFGTLLLDLMSGKHIPPNHALDLFRGKNYLVLMDSALDGQFSDEDRAELIHLASRCFRREPDERPSIKFLMSALSRLEKRAELWPKLKEENIHDPSYTKPATNQPLRLTPLGEACSRVDLSGIHELLEKLGYGEDDVSVTNEFSFQMWTGDLQENNDYKKHGDAAFRAKDFETGIEFYTEFMSGAPVVSPTVLIRRCLCYLMSDMFSEALSDAMQAQVVSPECSTALYLQAACLLKLGMEAKAKEALQQGSALEAV, encoded by the exons ATGCGTTGCATTTGCTTCAAACCTTGGCGTCGTTCGCCATCTCCCTCGGTTAAATCCACCGTCGTCGACGAACTTG ATAATAGTAACAAAGACCGCGAGGGAAGCTCTTGTCCGAGATTCCGGGAATTCACTTTGGAAGAGTTGAATGTCGCTACTGACGGATTCTCCGCCGACAACATCGTGTCGGAACACAACGAGAAGGTTCCTAACATCGTCTACGAAGGGACGCTTGACGATGGAAAAAAGATCGCCGTAAAGCGGTTTCAGAAGCTTTCATGGCCTGACGCTTCCGAGTTCGTC gaAGAAGCACAAGAAGTGGGAAAATGTAGGAGTGAGGATATGGTCAGTTTGATAGGGTGTTGCTCAGAGGGTCAAGAGAGGCTTCTCGTTGCTGATTACATGCCCAATGGAACACTTGCAAAGCATCTATTCCACT GGGAGAAACGACCAATGAAATGGAAAATGAGGTTGAAGGTTGCGTTACATACAGCGAAAGCCTTGGAGTATTGTAATGATATGGGACTAGATTTGTACCATGATCTCAACACCTACAGAATATTGTTCGATAAg GTTGGTAACCCTAGGCTGTCATGTTTCGGTCTCATGAAGTGTATCAGAGAGGGGAAGAGCTACAGTACAAACTTGGTATTTGCTCCTCCTGAATATTTGCGTCTAGGTACTCTGGTACCGGAGAGTAGCATATTCAGCTTTGGGACCTTGTTACTGGATCTTATGAGTGGCAAGCATATTCCACCAAATCAT GCACTTGATCTGTTCCGTGGCAAAAACTACTTGGTGCTAATGGATTCTGCTCTAGACGGCCAGTTCTCTGATGAAGACAGGGCAGAACTAATCCACCTTGCATCCCGCTGTTTTCGGCGTGAACCAGATGAGAGACCAAGCATTAAGTTTCTTATGTCTGCTCTTTCAAGACTTGAGAAACGAGCTGAGTTATGGCCAAAACTCAAAGAAGAAAACATCCAT GATCCATCATACACTAAACCTGCAACAAATCAGCCATTGCGCTTGACCCCTCTTGGAGAAGCATGCTCAAGAGTGGATCTAAGTGGCATACACGAACTTCTCGAGAAACTTGGATATGGAGAGGACGATGTGTCAGTCACAAATGag TTCTCATTCCAAATGTGGACGGGTGATTTGCAAGAGAATAATGATTATAAAAAGCATGGAGATGCTGCATTTCGTGCTAAGGATTTTGAGACTGGTATTGAATTCTACACAGAG TTCATGAGCGGAGCACCAGTGGTATCACCAACAGTATTAATCAGACGGTGTCTATGTTACCTAATGAGCGATATGTTCAGTGAGGCTCTAAGCGACGCGATGCAAGCTCAGGTTGTGTCGCCAGAGTGTTCAACCGCTCTCTACTTACAAGCGGCTTGTCTCTTAAAGCTTGGGATGGAAGCTAAAGCTAAAGAAGCACTACAACAGGGCTCTGCTCTCGAAGCTGTTTAG
- the LOC111215792 gene encoding laccase-7, with product MEGVKVSLACAFLIFAVSSIASAAIVEHTFNVQNLTMSRLCKRQVITVVNGSLPGPTVRVKEGDSLVIHVINNSPHNITIHWHGIFHRLTVWADGPSMITQCPIQPGHRYAYRFNITGQEGTLWWHAHSSFLRATVYGAIIIRPKPGHSYPFPKPHKEVPIIFGEWWNTDVVALEEAAIATGIPPNNSDAYTINGLPGNLYPCSKDRMFNLDVVKGKLYLLRIINAAMNMQLFFKIANHKLTVVAADAVYTKPYLTDVIVIAPGQTVDALLHADQSIGSSYYMAAHPYASAPSVPFPNTTTRGVIHYISGASKTHKTKRVLMPKLPSFFDTPTAHRFYSNLTSLVHGPHWVPVPRHVDEEMLVTIGLGLEACAGCPNSKFAASMNNHSFVLPKKLSILEAVFHGVEGIFTPDFPNQPPVKFDYTDPNITQTSPGLLFVHKSTSAKVLKFNTTVDLVLQNHALLAAESHPMHLHGFNFHVLAQGFGNYDPTRDRSKYNLVNPQFRNTLAVPVGGWAVIRFRADNPGAWIMHCHIDVHLPFGLGMVFVVENGPTKSTSLPPPPPDLPRC from the exons ATGGAGGGCGTTAAGGTTTCTCTTGCTTGCGCTTTCCTTATTTTTGCAGTCTCTTCAATAGCTTCTGCCGCCATTGTCGAACACACCTTCAAC GTACAAAACTTAACCATGTCTCGGCTGTGCAAACGTCAAGTGATAACGGTTGTTAATGGGAGCCTGCCTGGACCAACAGTACGCGTCAAGGAGGGTGACTCCCTCGTTATACACGTCATTAACAATTCCCCTCACAACATCACAATTCATTG GCACGGGATATTCCATAGACTGACGGTTTGGGCGGATGGACCGAGCATGATAACGCAATGCCCAATCCAGCCTGGCCATCGCTACGCTTACAGGTTCAACATCACAGGCCAAGAAGGTACCTTGTGGTGGCACGCACATTCGTCTTTCTTACGCGCGACCGTATACGGTGCTATCATCATCCGCCCTAAACCCGGTCACTCTTACCCGTTTCCCAAACCCCACAAAGAAGTTCCCATCATATTCG GTGAATGGTGGAACACCGATGTAGTCGCGTTAGAGGAGGCTGCAATCGCCACCGGAATTCCTCCAAACAATTCCGATGCCTATACGATCAATGGCCTGCCAGGAAACCTATATCCGTGTTCCAAAGAca gaatgTTTAACCTAGACGTGGTAAAAGGAAAGTTATATTTACTCCGCATCATAAACGCGGCAATGAACATGCAACTATTTTTCAAGATAGCCAATCACAAGCTGACAGTTGTTGCAGCCGACGCAGTCTACACCAAACCTTACCTCACCGACGTCATCGTCATCGCACCGGGTCAAACCGTCGACGCGCTGCTCCACGCCGATCAGTCCATCGGCTCCTCCTACTACATGGCGGCTCACCCTTACGCCAGCGCACCCAGCGTGCCATTCCCCAACACAACCACCAGAGGCGTCATCCACTACATCAGCGGCGCGTCGAAAACACACAAAACGAAGCGCGTGTTGATGCCGAAGCTGCCTTCTTTCTTCGACACGCCAACTGCTCACAGGTTCTACTCTAATCTGACCAGTTTGGTCCATGGACCACACTGGGTCCCAGTGCCTCGCCACGTGGACGAGGAGATGCTCGTAACCATCGGGCTCGGGCTAGAGGCTTGCGCTGGATGTCCGAATTCGAAATTCGCTGCTTCGATGAACAACCACTCCTTCGTCTTACCCAAAAAGCTATCCATCTTGGAAGCGGTTTTTCACGGCGTCGAAGGCATTTTCACGCCTGATTTTCCAAACCAGCCTCCGGTTAAGTTCGATTACACCGACCCGAACATAACCCAGACAAGCCCGGGGCTCTTGTTCGTTCACAAATCAACGAGCGCTAAGGTCTTGAAATTCAATACGACGGTGGATTTGGTGCTGCAGAACCACGCGCTTCTCGCGGCTGAGAGTCACCCCATGCATCTCCACGGGTTTAACTTCCACGTGTTGGCTCAAGGGTTTGGTAATTATGACCCGACCCGTGATCGGAGCAAGTACAATCTTGTTAACCCCCAGTTCCGTAACACCTTGGCTGTGCCTGTTGGTGGGTGGGCCGTGATCCGTTTCAGAGCTGATAACCCAG GTGCGTGGATTATGCATTGTCATATCGATGTTCACTTGCCATTTGGATTAGGGATGGTGTTTGTGGTTGAGAACGGACCAACGAAGTCGACCAGCTTGCCACCACCACCTCCTGATCTTCCGAGATGTTAA